A region from the Aegilops tauschii subsp. strangulata cultivar AL8/78 chromosome 5, Aet v6.0, whole genome shotgun sequence genome encodes:
- the LOC109780433 gene encoding trifunctional UDP-glucose 4,6-dehydratase/UDP-4-keto-6-deoxy-D-glucose 3,5-epimerase/UDP-4-keto-L-rhamnose-reductase RHM1, with amino-acid sequence MATPYTPKSILITGAAGFIASHVTNRIVRNYPDYKIVVLDKLDYCSNLKNLLPASSSPNFKFVKGDIASADLVNFLLVTENIDTIMHFAAQTHVDNSFGNSFEFTKNNIYGTHVLLEACKVTGQIRRFIHVSTDEVYGETDEDAVVGNHEASQLLPTNPYSATKAGAEMLVMAYGRSYGLPVITTRGNNVYGPNQFPEKLIPKFILLAMRGKPLPIHGDGSNVRSYLYCEDVAEAFEVILHRGEVGHVYNIGTKRERTVTDVAKDVCRLFNLEADKVIQLVDNRPFNDQRYFLDDEKLKSLGWSERTRWEEGLRKTMEWYVANSDYWGDVSGALLPHPRTLMMPGYEGSEEIKGMLNLFTNNQTKMVAPTSEGSSQTRLLKFLIYGRTGWIGGLLGKICEKQGIPYEYGKGRLEERFSIVLDIQTVKPTHVFNAAGVTGRPNVDWCESHKPDTIRTNVVGTLTLADVCREHGLLVINYATGCIFEYDANHPEGSGIGFKEEDKPNFTGSFYSKTKAMVEELLKEYENVCTLRVRMPISSDLNNPRNFITKISRYDKVVNIPNSMTVLDELLPISVEMAKRNLRGIWNFTNPGVVSHNEILEMYKKYMDPSYKWTNFTLEEQAKVIVAPRSNNEMDATKLKREFPELLSIKDSLIKYVFEPNRKVPAT; translated from the exons ATGGCGACACCCTACACACCTAAGAGCATCCTCATTACAGGAGCTGCTGGTTTCATCGCTTCCCATGTCACAAACCGCATTGTACGGAACTACCCTGATTACAAGATTGTCGTCCTTGACAAGCTTGATTACTGCTCCAATCTGAAGAACCTTCTCCCTGCCAGCTCGTCACCAAACTTCAAGTTTGTCAAGGGCGATATTGCCAGTGCTGATCTTGTCAACTTCCTCCTGGTCACAGAGAACATTGATACAATAATGCACTTTGCAGCCCAGACACATGTTGACAATTCTTTTGGTAACTCCTTTGAATTCACCAAGAACAACATTTATGGTACTCATGTTCTTCTTGAAGCTTGCAAGGTCACTGGCCAGATCAGGAGGTTCATCCACGTTAGCACTGATGAGGTCTATGGCGAGACTGATGAGGATGCAGTGGTTGGTAACCATGAGGCCTCACAGCTGCTCCCCACAAATCCTTATTCAGCCACCAAAGCTGGAGCAGAGATGCTTGTCATGGCTTATGGGAGATCCTATGGTCTGCCGGTCATCACTACCCGGGGAAATAATGTGTATGGTCCTAACCAGTTTCCTGAAAAGCTTATTCCGAAGTTCATTCTTTTGGCTATGAGAGGAAAGCCCCTCCCAATTCATGGTGATGGATCCAATGTCCGAAGCTACCTCTATTGTGAGGATGTTGCTGAGGCTTTTGAAGTCATTCTTCATCGTGGAGAAGTTGGACATGTTTACAACATTGGAACAAAGAGAGAGAGGACAGTCACTGATGTGGCAAAGGATGTCTGCAGGCTTTTCAATCTTGAAGCTGATAAAGTAATCCAGTTGGTCGATAATAGACCTTTCAATGATCAGAGGTATTTCTTGGATGATGAGAAGCTCAAGAGTCTTGGGTGGTCTGAGCGCACTAGATGGGAGGAGGGCCTGAGGAAGACAATGGAATGGTATGTAGCTAATTCTGACTATTGGGGTGATGTTTCTGGTGCACTGTTGCCTCATCCGAGGACACTGATGATGCCTGGGTATGAGGGCTCTGAGGAAATTAAAGGAATGCTAAATCTGTTTACTAACAATCAAACGAAGATGGTGGCTCCAACATCAGAAGGTTCTTCCCAAACTCGTTTGCTCAAGTTCTTGATATATGGCCGGACAGGATGGATTGGTGGACTTCTTGGCAAAATATGTGAGAAGCAAGGAATTCCATACGAGTACGGAAAAGGTCGCTTGGAAGAGCGCTTTTCCATTGTCCTTGATATCCAAACTGTTAAGCCAACACATGTCTTCAATGCTGCTGGTGTTACTGGCAGACCCAATGTTGACTGGTGTGAGTCTCACAAGCCAGACACCATACGTACCAATGTTGTGGGCACCTTGACTCTAGCTGATGTTTGTCGGGAGCATGGGTTATTGGTGATAAACTATGCCACTGGGTGCATATTTGAATATGATGCAAATCATCCTGAAGGGTCAGGCATCGGCTTCAAAGAAGAGGATAAACCAAACTTCACTGGTTCATTCTACTCAAAGACTAAGGCAATG GTCGAGGAACTGTTGAAGGAGTACGAGAATGTCTGCACTCTGCGAGTCCGGATGCCAATATCGTCTGACCTCAACAATCCCCGAAACTTCATAACAAAGATTAGCCGTTATGACAAGGTGGTAAACATCCCAAACAGCATGACTGTATTGGATGAGCTTTTGCCAATTTCAGTTGAGATGGCAAAAAGGAACTTGCGGGGCATCTGGAACTTCACCAATCCTGGCGTGGTCAGCCACAATGAGATTCTGGAGATGTATAAGAAGTACATGGATCCCAGCTACAAGTGGACAAACTTCACGCTAGAAGAACAGGCTAAGGTCATTGTTGCACCTCGGAGCAACAACGAGATGGACGCGACAAAACTGAAGAGAGAGTTCCCCGAGCTGCTATCGATCAAAGACTCGTTGATCAAGTATGTCTTTGAGCCCAACAGGAAGGTCCCAGCAACTTGA